One Paenibacillus sp. FSL H7-0737 DNA segment encodes these proteins:
- a CDS encoding ATP-dependent DNA ligase: MKLQPIIPFEPILAGQLPAGNQWIAQIKWDGVRMLSYYDGSTTQLINRRGNYRTAQYPELTDVNTYCKADSVILDGEIIALKDGKPSFHEVMRRDSLKNGSTISVVRYQVPVIYMIFDILFYNGQSTMDQPLFSRQQLLNDILLPHPHVQAVPSYTDPTELFAAAQSQSLEGIVCKDINSTYAPGGKDKRWQKRKIISDITAVAGGVTFRDGIVNALLLGLYDDKGNLHYIGHAGPGKLTVQDKRDLTAEVQHLKIDQMPFTTDPQRGKGAFWIKPKLVFKVHFLEWNTSGTLRQPVTQARVDLPPESCTMEQKG, encoded by the coding sequence ATGAAGCTTCAGCCTATTATTCCTTTTGAACCCATACTGGCTGGACAGCTTCCAGCAGGCAACCAGTGGATCGCACAGATTAAATGGGATGGCGTTCGCATGTTGTCCTATTACGACGGAAGCACTACTCAGCTTATTAACAGACGTGGAAATTACCGTACAGCGCAATACCCTGAGCTTACTGATGTAAATACTTATTGCAAGGCTGATTCCGTTATTCTTGATGGTGAAATCATTGCACTCAAGGACGGCAAGCCCTCATTTCACGAAGTTATGCGGAGGGATAGCTTAAAGAATGGCTCCACCATTTCCGTCGTTAGGTATCAGGTTCCTGTCATTTATATGATTTTTGATATTCTGTTTTATAATGGCCAATCGACGATGGATCAGCCTTTATTCTCACGGCAGCAGCTGCTAAACGATATTCTGCTGCCGCATCCCCACGTACAGGCCGTACCCAGTTATACCGATCCCACAGAATTATTCGCCGCCGCTCAGAGTCAGAGCTTAGAGGGAATCGTCTGTAAGGATATCAACAGTACTTATGCTCCCGGTGGAAAAGATAAACGCTGGCAGAAACGCAAAATCATTTCGGATATTACGGCAGTAGCCGGAGGTGTAACCTTCCGTGACGGCATCGTCAATGCGCTTCTTCTTGGGCTGTATGATGATAAAGGGAATTTGCATTATATCGGACATGCCGGGCCAGGAAAATTGACTGTACAGGATAAACGCGACTTAACTGCAGAGGTACAGCATTTAAAAATAGATCAAATGCCCTTTACAACTGATCCCCAGCGAGGGAAGGGTGCTTTTTGGATAAAACCGAAGCTTGTCTTCAAAGTTCATTTTTTGGAATGGAATACCTCAGGCACTCTGCGCCAGCCTGTTACTCAAGCTAGGGTAGATCTTCCCCCGGAATCATGCACTATGGAGCAAAAAGGATAA
- the ku gene encoding non-homologous end joining protein Ku: MHTVWKGAISFGLVHVPVKMFSATEDKDISLRYIHKECGSPLSYVRKCPVCDKEVAWEEIGKGYEYEKGKFVLFDKEELDQLTDESSKSITILDFVDLTEIDPIYFQKTYYLSPDQAGTNAYRLLMEAMRQTGKIGIAKISIRSKSSLAAIRVLEDCLAIETIFYPDEVRPVSQVPGLPEAGTVNDKELDMAKLLISQLSTPFDPAKYTDDYRQRMLDLISHKIAGEEFHIAPAKQESNVIDLMAALQASIQAVQHIPTDPGPSLTDTKKTKTKAAPAAKRKIAKSKAAAEPADQQNEASGPIPVIAPKPKRRSPKSKTTVS, encoded by the coding sequence ATGCATACCGTTTGGAAAGGGGCCATCAGCTTCGGGCTAGTGCATGTTCCGGTTAAAATGTTCTCCGCTACGGAAGACAAGGACATTTCTCTGCGTTATATCCATAAGGAATGCGGCAGCCCACTGTCGTATGTACGTAAATGTCCGGTGTGTGACAAAGAGGTGGCTTGGGAAGAAATCGGCAAGGGTTATGAATATGAAAAAGGGAAGTTTGTTCTATTCGACAAAGAGGAACTGGATCAATTGACCGACGAAAGCAGCAAAAGCATTACCATACTCGACTTTGTTGATCTGACGGAGATCGACCCAATTTATTTTCAAAAAACCTATTACTTATCTCCGGATCAGGCTGGGACAAATGCATATCGGCTTCTTATGGAGGCCATGCGTCAAACTGGTAAAATTGGCATCGCCAAAATATCGATTCGTTCCAAAAGCAGTCTTGCTGCTATTCGTGTGCTGGAGGATTGCCTCGCCATCGAGACTATTTTTTATCCTGATGAAGTGCGACCGGTCTCGCAAGTGCCTGGCCTGCCCGAAGCAGGGACAGTGAATGATAAAGAGCTGGATATGGCCAAGCTGCTCATTTCACAGCTATCCACGCCTTTTGATCCGGCAAAATATACCGATGATTATCGCCAGCGTATGCTTGATCTAATCTCACATAAAATCGCAGGCGAGGAATTTCATATCGCTCCTGCCAAACAGGAAAGCAATGTAATTGATCTAATGGCAGCATTGCAGGCCAGTATTCAGGCTGTACAGCATATCCCTACAGATCCGGGTCCTTCATTAACAGATACTAAGAAAACAAAAACTAAAGCGGCTCCGGCTGCCAAAAGAAAAATAGCCAAGTCTAAAGCAGCAGCTGAGCCTGCCGATCAGCAAAACGAGGCTTCCGGGCCGATTCCAGTCATCGCACCAAAACCGAAACGCCGCAGCCCAAAAAGTAAAACAACCGTATCTTAG
- a CDS encoding H-type small acid-soluble spore protein has product MDVKRAQDIYASKETVSVHLDGEPVWIEHVDAQNGMATVQVGSRPTNTHTVGVERLEEQDH; this is encoded by the coding sequence GTGGATGTCAAACGAGCACAGGATATTTATGCTTCTAAAGAGACGGTAAGTGTACATTTGGACGGAGAACCTGTTTGGATTGAGCATGTGGATGCACAGAACGGAATGGCTACGGTTCAAGTGGGCTCTCGACCAACGAATACGCATACGGTAGGCGTTGAACGGTTAGAGGAGCAAGATCATTAA
- the tsaE gene encoding tRNA (adenosine(37)-N6)-threonylcarbamoyltransferase complex ATPase subunit type 1 TsaE, which produces MDNTDETVFTYRSYSLQDTELLAAALATASTPGMIIGLDGDLGAGKTAFSQGYARHLGVKGIVNSPTFTIIKEYEGRLPLYHMDVYRISLQEADELGLDEYFYGQGVCLVEWSSIITDLMPPRHMHIYMETVGPDERMITVTGIGEPYGELCRQLIQKWG; this is translated from the coding sequence TTGGACAATACAGACGAAACGGTGTTCACTTACCGTTCTTACAGCCTCCAGGATACGGAGTTGCTTGCAGCTGCTCTAGCTACTGCTTCAACGCCAGGGATGATTATCGGCTTGGACGGGGATCTGGGCGCAGGAAAAACAGCATTCTCGCAAGGGTACGCTCGGCATCTCGGCGTAAAGGGGATCGTAAACAGTCCTACTTTTACAATTATTAAAGAGTACGAGGGCCGTCTGCCCCTATATCATATGGATGTATATCGGATTTCGCTTCAGGAAGCGGACGAGCTTGGACTTGATGAGTATTTCTACGGGCAAGGGGTCTGCTTGGTGGAATGGAGCAGTATTATTACGGATTTAATGCCGCCGCGGCATATGCATATATACATGGAAACAGTGGGGCCAGATGAAAGAATGATTACGGTGACCGGAATCGGGGAGCCGTATGGTGAGCTTTGCCGGCAGCTGATCCAGAAGTGGGGTTAA
- the tsaB gene encoding tRNA (adenosine(37)-N6)-threonylcarbamoyltransferase complex dimerization subunit type 1 TsaB translates to MTNQNTEPRKRLLALDTSTAVLGVAVTENGELLHEINASGERNHSVHLLPIIEQALQATGTTAAMLDGISVGVGPGSYTGTRIAVTAAKTLAWAWDVPVVGISSLHAVAWGGYQTALKNNVMTKASEQTTENNSYGPDWIIPLMDARRGQVYSGLFAAEGNNAPSRLEPDAIRLMADWVEYLAERLGQASVEGNKPAVLWFVGETAVHGSEDSLRPLKDLGVPIAVPYEMEGRWTGFLGEARLQVEKDDIHSLIPNYTQISEAEANLRLSREGGLKKP, encoded by the coding sequence ATGACGAATCAGAATACAGAGCCGCGCAAGCGGCTTTTAGCGCTGGATACATCAACTGCAGTATTAGGCGTGGCAGTTACAGAGAATGGGGAACTACTGCATGAAATAAATGCTTCCGGAGAACGGAATCATTCGGTGCATTTACTCCCGATCATTGAGCAGGCGCTGCAAGCAACAGGAACTACTGCTGCAATGCTGGACGGGATTTCTGTTGGTGTGGGTCCTGGATCGTATACGGGGACGCGTATCGCAGTTACCGCTGCCAAAACGCTGGCATGGGCATGGGATGTCCCAGTGGTTGGTATTTCGAGTCTACATGCAGTAGCATGGGGCGGATATCAAACAGCCCTCAAGAATAACGTGATGACCAAAGCGTCGGAACAAACTACCGAGAATAACAGCTACGGGCCTGATTGGATCATTCCACTAATGGATGCGCGCCGAGGACAGGTGTATTCAGGATTATTCGCAGCTGAGGGAAATAATGCTCCTAGCCGTCTTGAACCTGATGCCATCCGGCTGATGGCAGATTGGGTGGAGTACTTAGCAGAACGTTTAGGACAGGCTTCAGTCGAAGGCAATAAGCCCGCTGTTCTTTGGTTTGTTGGGGAGACTGCAGTTCATGGCAGTGAGGATTCGCTTCGTCCATTGAAGGATCTTGGTGTTCCTATTGCAGTTCCTTATGAAATGGAAGGCCGCTGGACAGGATTTCTCGGAGAAGCGCGGCTTCAGGTAGAGAAAGATGATATCCATAGCTTGATCCCTAACTATACTCAGATCTCAGAAGCGGAAGCCAATCTGCGGTTAAGCAGAGAAGGGGGCTTAAAGAAACCATGA
- the rimI gene encoding ribosomal protein S18-alanine N-acetyltransferase, with the protein MTEAESMIAQEAELVFRLMKLTDIPDILIIEREAFTMPWTEEAFRNELTHNHFAKYMVMELAGHIIGYAGMWAIVDEAHVTNIALLEAYRGRKWGERLLEELMKTASYVGMKSITLEVRVSNEVAQNLYRKKGFRSAGTRKGYYSDNREDALIMWADLPEYEEHGNMEGSVDLK; encoded by the coding sequence ATGACGGAAGCGGAATCAATGATAGCTCAAGAGGCTGAACTTGTTTTTCGTTTGATGAAGCTTACGGATATTCCTGACATTCTTATCATTGAACGGGAAGCCTTCACGATGCCTTGGACAGAGGAAGCTTTTCGCAACGAGCTGACGCATAATCATTTTGCAAAATATATGGTTATGGAGCTGGCTGGTCATATTATCGGTTATGCCGGTATGTGGGCCATCGTGGATGAGGCGCATGTGACGAATATAGCCCTGCTTGAAGCCTATCGTGGACGTAAATGGGGCGAGCGTTTGCTCGAAGAGCTGATGAAGACGGCATCTTATGTGGGGATGAAGTCTATTACACTTGAGGTACGGGTATCGAACGAGGTAGCACAGAATTTATATCGTAAAAAAGGCTTTCGATCTGCTGGCACACGCAAAGGATATTATTCCGATAATCGCGAGGATGCGCTCATTATGTGGGCGGATCTGCCAGAGTACGAGGAGCATGGGAATATGGAAGGAAGCGTGGACTTGAAATGA
- the tsaD gene encoding tRNA (adenosine(37)-N6)-threonylcarbamoyltransferase complex transferase subunit TsaD, protein MKTETGAAQPVLILAIETSCDETSVAVVKDGSEVLSNIISSQIETHRAFGGVVPEVASRKHVEVITLVIEEALTTAGVTPDQLSAVAVTQGPGLVGALLVGVVAAKSLALAWGKPLIGTHHIAGHIYANRLVAELQYPCMTLVVSGGHTELVHMEREGEFRIIGRTRDDAVGEAYDKVARALGFPYPGGPHVDRLAREATEVVPLPRVWLEPGSYDFSFSGLKSAVLNVVNQSKMKGLTPDVAGIARGFQESVVEVLVEKAVRAVKANSSKQLLLCGGVAANAGLRSALISRCEAEGIELIIPPPVYCTDNAAMIGAAAYVKWQHDGGTPLDMVADPGFSLEQWSVSAY, encoded by the coding sequence ATGAAGACAGAAACGGGCGCAGCTCAGCCTGTACTAATACTTGCTATTGAGACGAGTTGTGATGAAACGTCAGTGGCTGTGGTCAAAGATGGCTCTGAAGTGTTATCCAATATCATCTCAAGTCAGATTGAGACGCATCGCGCCTTCGGTGGCGTGGTACCAGAGGTAGCTTCCCGTAAGCATGTGGAAGTAATTACACTGGTGATAGAAGAAGCACTCACTACAGCAGGGGTTACACCAGATCAGTTGTCGGCGGTGGCGGTTACACAAGGCCCAGGTTTGGTGGGGGCTTTACTTGTCGGGGTAGTAGCTGCCAAGAGCCTTGCCCTCGCATGGGGTAAGCCGCTAATTGGCACACATCATATTGCAGGACATATTTATGCTAACCGTTTAGTGGCAGAGTTACAGTATCCATGCATGACACTAGTGGTGTCCGGCGGACATACTGAACTGGTTCATATGGAGCGGGAGGGTGAGTTTCGAATTATCGGACGCACCCGTGATGATGCCGTAGGCGAAGCATATGATAAAGTGGCACGAGCACTAGGATTCCCTTATCCCGGTGGACCTCATGTGGATCGTCTGGCCCGCGAGGCGACTGAGGTTGTACCGTTACCAAGGGTATGGCTGGAGCCGGGTTCTTATGATTTTAGCTTCAGTGGCTTAAAGTCGGCTGTGCTGAACGTTGTGAATCAGAGCAAGATGAAGGGTCTCACGCCAGATGTCGCAGGCATTGCCCGCGGGTTCCAAGAATCTGTGGTTGAGGTGCTGGTGGAAAAAGCGGTACGCGCTGTTAAAGCTAATAGCTCCAAGCAGTTATTGTTGTGTGGAGGTGTTGCTGCTAATGCTGGCCTGCGCTCGGCTTTGATCTCACGCTGTGAAGCGGAGGGCATTGAGCTTATTATTCCACCTCCGGTTTACTGCACGGATAATGCAGCTATGATTGGAGCTGCTGCATACGTGAAGTGGCAGCATGATGGCGGTACTCCGCTGGATATGGTTGCAGACCCTGGATTCTCATTGGAACAATGGTCTGTATCCGCCTATTGA
- a CDS encoding 2-isopropylmalate synthase produces the protein MIIPVKKRIQIFDTTLRDGEQAPGASLTPEQKILLAYKLADLGVDVMEPGFPISSPGDFAAVQTISRKVRNVEICGFARAVKGDIDAAVRATQDAERRRIHLFISSSDIHLQHQLRMSRAEVVAKAREMTAYARQFSDVVEFTAMDAARTGIDDLIEMIEAVIEEGASIINLPDTVGYALPHEYGEMFRRVRLGARGGETVSYSAHCHNDLGLAVANSLAAIDGGATQIEVTVNGVGERTGNCALEELVMALETRGDAIGAETGIVLDKLYDTSRLISGAMHFPIAYNKPVVGRNAFQHESGIHQDGLLKDRSTYEIMDPERLGIPRSMIILGKHSGRHALKDRAAKYGITLEPAELDALYESFKETADRQKVVSDDQLLQMVSSTTGQQAQVYELGEVQVLAGSAQRRVAAVTVRHLKSGQETSHTSTGDGPLEAIIAAIGQGISEDIDFAGLELHSLGSGENAQAEAAVMVEWEGLKFRGTATHQDIIMAAGIAYIAACNAALLSTQIV, from the coding sequence ATGATTATTCCAGTAAAGAAACGTATACAAATTTTCGATACGACTCTGCGAGATGGTGAACAGGCTCCGGGTGCAAGTCTAACCCCAGAGCAAAAAATACTGCTGGCCTATAAGCTTGCGGATCTGGGTGTTGACGTGATGGAGCCTGGATTTCCGATATCGAGCCCTGGTGATTTTGCGGCAGTACAGACGATTTCTCGTAAGGTGCGAAATGTGGAAATTTGCGGTTTTGCACGGGCGGTTAAAGGAGATATTGACGCGGCAGTCCGGGCAACCCAAGATGCTGAACGCCGGCGGATCCACCTGTTCATCTCCTCTTCTGATATTCATTTGCAGCATCAATTGCGTATGAGCAGAGCTGAAGTCGTAGCCAAAGCCCGCGAGATGACGGCTTATGCGCGTCAATTCTCTGATGTCGTTGAATTCACGGCCATGGATGCTGCGCGAACAGGAATCGATGATCTGATTGAAATGATTGAAGCTGTTATTGAGGAAGGCGCTTCTATTATCAATCTGCCCGATACGGTCGGTTACGCATTGCCACATGAATATGGGGAAATGTTCCGTCGTGTGCGGCTAGGAGCAAGAGGTGGAGAAACGGTAAGCTACAGTGCCCACTGTCACAATGATTTGGGGCTGGCTGTAGCCAACAGTCTGGCAGCAATTGATGGAGGTGCGACGCAGATCGAAGTCACTGTGAACGGAGTCGGCGAGCGTACCGGGAACTGCGCACTGGAAGAGCTTGTGATGGCGCTCGAAACCCGCGGAGATGCGATTGGAGCAGAAACAGGCATTGTGCTTGATAAGCTGTATGATACTTCGCGGCTGATCAGCGGAGCGATGCATTTTCCAATCGCCTATAACAAACCAGTCGTCGGAAGAAATGCCTTCCAGCATGAGTCAGGGATTCATCAGGATGGTTTGCTGAAGGATCGTAGCACCTATGAGATTATGGACCCAGAGCGGCTGGGTATCCCGCGTAGCATGATCATTCTGGGCAAGCATTCTGGCAGACATGCGCTGAAGGACCGGGCGGCGAAGTACGGTATTACGCTGGAGCCTGCGGAGCTGGATGCACTTTATGAATCGTTTAAAGAGACCGCTGACCGCCAAAAGGTAGTCAGTGATGACCAGTTGCTGCAAATGGTGAGCAGTACAACTGGACAGCAAGCTCAGGTCTATGAACTGGGTGAGGTTCAGGTATTGGCAGGCAGTGCCCAGCGCCGGGTGGCCGCGGTTACGGTTCGCCATTTGAAGTCTGGACAGGAAACTTCTCATACTAGTACTGGAGATGGTCCGCTTGAAGCTATTATCGCTGCTATTGGGCAAGGCATTTCAGAGGATATCGATTTTGCGGGACTTGAGCTGCATTCACTTGGAAGTGGAGAGAACGCCCAGGCGGAAGCGGCTGTGATGGTAGAGTGGGAAGGTCTTAAATTTAGAGGCACAGCTACGCATCAAGATATTATCATGGCAGCAGGGATTGCCTATATTGCAGCCTGTAACGCTGCCTTGCTCTCTACACAAATCGTTTAA
- a CDS encoding ABC-F family ATP-binding cassette domain-containing protein gives MLLQATGITKSYGIQNVLDGISLQVNEKERVGLVGVNGAGKSTFLQILAGEMSYDSGQIHKSKETTIGYLAQNSGLQSDKTIHEEMMAVFAPLIEAEAELREMEVSIADPKLAEDSKRYEELLERYARRSDWFKDHGGYEMNTRIRSVLHGMGFGEFPPDTPISTLSGGQKTRLALARILLQAPDLLMLDEPTNHLDIETLTWLEDYLRSYAGGILVVSHDRYFLDRLVTTIVEIERHQSRRYTGNYSRYVDLKAAEYETRMKQYEKQQDEISRMEDFVQKNIVRASTTKRAQSRRKALEKMDRIDRPMGDLKKASFSFEPDFMSGKEVLQVRNVAVAFNDGPPLFKDASFELRRGETAALIGPNGIGKSTLLQCMTGTREPSTGTVNWGTKVKVAYYDQEQTRLNPKNTVMEELWSEYPMIEEARIRTILGNFLFSGEDVLKKISALSGGEKARVALSKLMLRGANMLILDEPTNHLDLVSREVLESALIDFEGTLLFISHDRYFLNKMAERVLELHPEGIDQYLGNYDDYIEKKRELEEIAKDAAELAAKNVNKDAAVPEKNAVSSFEADKQAKREERNRKRRIAELEEGIASLEDSIAFIENEMTKPEVYQDYLALQGHEEDLKNKKTQLTDLFNEWEILADE, from the coding sequence ATGCTTCTTCAAGCGACAGGAATTACAAAATCATATGGTATACAGAACGTACTAGACGGCATAAGCCTTCAGGTAAATGAAAAGGAACGTGTCGGACTCGTGGGTGTTAATGGTGCCGGCAAATCAACTTTTCTGCAAATTCTGGCTGGTGAAATGTCCTATGACAGCGGTCAAATTCATAAATCAAAAGAAACTACTATCGGGTATTTAGCCCAAAATAGCGGACTTCAATCTGACAAAACCATCCATGAAGAAATGATGGCAGTTTTCGCACCGCTGATCGAAGCCGAGGCTGAGCTAAGAGAGATGGAAGTAAGCATTGCCGATCCTAAGCTGGCAGAGGACTCAAAACGGTACGAAGAACTGCTCGAAAGATATGCCCGCCGATCAGATTGGTTCAAGGATCACGGCGGTTATGAAATGAATACACGAATCCGCAGTGTACTGCACGGCATGGGCTTCGGCGAGTTCCCACCGGATACACCTATCTCCACACTTAGTGGTGGCCAGAAGACTAGACTCGCATTAGCCCGCATTTTGCTTCAGGCTCCCGATCTTTTAATGCTGGATGAGCCGACGAACCATCTGGATATCGAAACATTAACATGGCTTGAGGATTATCTTCGCAGTTATGCTGGCGGAATTCTGGTCGTATCTCATGACCGTTATTTCCTTGATCGGCTTGTAACTACTATTGTAGAGATCGAGCGTCATCAATCTCGGCGTTATACAGGCAATTACAGCCGATATGTAGATTTGAAGGCTGCCGAATATGAAACACGGATGAAGCAGTATGAGAAACAGCAAGATGAAATCTCAAGAATGGAAGATTTCGTTCAGAAAAATATTGTGCGAGCATCTACCACGAAACGTGCGCAGAGCAGACGCAAAGCGCTTGAGAAGATGGACCGTATTGATCGACCGATGGGCGATCTGAAGAAAGCCAGCTTCTCCTTCGAGCCTGACTTCATGTCTGGTAAAGAAGTGCTGCAAGTACGTAATGTTGCAGTTGCCTTTAATGATGGTCCACCTTTGTTCAAGGACGCTTCTTTCGAACTGCGCCGGGGAGAAACTGCTGCACTCATCGGTCCCAATGGTATTGGCAAATCTACACTGCTGCAGTGTATGACCGGAACCCGCGAGCCTTCAACTGGAACTGTGAATTGGGGGACTAAGGTAAAGGTCGCTTATTATGATCAGGAACAGACCCGCCTCAATCCAAAGAACACAGTAATGGAAGAGCTATGGAGTGAATATCCAATGATTGAGGAAGCCAGAATCCGTACGATCCTTGGCAACTTCCTCTTCAGCGGTGAAGATGTTCTTAAGAAGATATCCGCGCTGAGCGGCGGCGAAAAAGCACGCGTTGCATTATCAAAGCTCATGCTGCGCGGCGCAAATATGCTCATCCTAGATGAGCCAACCAACCATTTGGATTTAGTCAGTCGTGAGGTTTTAGAATCAGCTTTAATTGATTTCGAGGGCACATTGCTCTTCATTTCTCATGACCGTTATTTCCTCAATAAAATGGCTGAACGGGTGCTTGAGCTTCATCCCGAGGGGATCGATCAATACCTTGGCAACTACGATGACTATATCGAGAAAAAACGAGAATTAGAAGAGATTGCGAAAGATGCCGCCGAATTAGCCGCCAAAAACGTCAACAAGGATGCTGCAGTTCCTGAAAAAAACGCTGTTTCCTCCTTCGAAGCGGACAAGCAAGCCAAGCGTGAAGAGCGTAACCGGAAGCGGCGTATTGCTGAGCTAGAGGAAGGCATTGCCTCACTAGAAGATTCGATCGCTTTTATAGAGAATGAAATGACTAAACCTGAAGTTTATCAGGATTATTTAGCACTTCAAGGTCATGAAGAGGATCTGAAGAACAAAAAAACTCAGCTTACCGATTTATTTAACGAATGGGAAATCCTTGCTGACGAATAA
- a CDS encoding 5-formyltetrahydrofolate cyclo-ligase: MSSKESVISKAKQQLRTEKTIARNELSSDQRRELSFLVCKHASEWLKTKDIASLMAYVSFRSELDTNALLTQAWKDQRRVLLPRVIPASGAMSVHMVNAWSELEPGAYGIHEPIVSGKDSQEIEVVTLPDVVFVPGLAFDLQGGRLGYGRGYYDRLRASWETEEYAAAKPPVWIGLAFGMQLVPKVPMDEHDAFMDMLITENGIVHCRKGE, translated from the coding sequence ATGTCAAGCAAGGAGTCGGTGATCTCCAAAGCAAAGCAACAACTAAGAACTGAGAAGACCATCGCCCGAAACGAGCTCTCCTCGGACCAGAGAAGGGAATTGTCTTTTCTGGTCTGCAAGCATGCATCAGAGTGGCTGAAGACGAAAGACATAGCCTCACTGATGGCCTATGTATCTTTCCGTTCTGAACTCGATACCAACGCGCTTCTTACACAGGCGTGGAAGGACCAGCGCAGGGTACTGCTGCCGCGTGTCATTCCGGCAAGTGGTGCAATGAGTGTTCATATGGTAAACGCTTGGAGTGAGCTTGAGCCGGGGGCGTATGGTATCCATGAACCTATTGTATCCGGCAAAGATTCACAAGAGATTGAAGTTGTTACACTACCGGATGTTGTGTTTGTTCCGGGGCTGGCTTTTGATCTTCAGGGAGGCAGGCTTGGTTACGGCCGAGGATACTATGATCGATTGCGTGCGTCATGGGAGACGGAAGAGTATGCCGCTGCGAAGCCCCCTGTCTGGATCGGGCTAGCCTTTGGTATGCAACTGGTTCCGAAAGTGCCCATGGATGAGCATGATGCCTTTATGGACATGCTGATTACTGAAAATGGCATAGTGCACTGCCGAAAAGGAGAGTGA
- the moaC gene encoding cyclic pyranopterin monophosphate synthase MoaC, translated as MELTHFNEQGRARMVDVSEKEITKRTAVARSKIKMATETLSAIKEGKISKGDVLAVAQIAGIMAAKKTSDWIPMCHPLPLTGIDIRFSDNSEDELYIEATVHTTGKTGVEMEALTAVSASALTVYDMCKALQKDMIIGPTLLVSKSGGKNGDYALEP; from the coding sequence GTGGAATTGACCCATTTTAACGAGCAGGGAAGAGCTCGTATGGTGGATGTGAGCGAAAAGGAGATTACGAAGCGGACAGCTGTCGCGCGGAGTAAGATCAAGATGGCAACTGAGACGCTTAGTGCCATCAAGGAAGGCAAGATCAGTAAAGGAGACGTACTTGCCGTTGCGCAGATCGCTGGAATTATGGCGGCCAAGAAGACGTCTGACTGGATTCCGATGTGCCATCCGCTCCCACTTACCGGTATTGACATCCGCTTCTCCGATAACAGCGAAGATGAACTTTATATAGAAGCAACAGTCCATACTACCGGAAAGACCGGAGTTGAAATGGAGGCATTGACCGCTGTTTCTGCCTCAGCGCTAACGGTGTACGACATGTGCAAGGCTCTTCAGAAGGACATGATTATCGGACCAACGCTCTTAGTATCTAAAAGTGGGGGCAAGAATGGAGATTACGCGCTTGAACCATGA
- a CDS encoding MogA/MoaB family molybdenum cofactor biosynthesis protein, with product MAWKTAILTASDKGARGEREDTSAQVIRELVEEELGGEIVEYRIVPDEQDEIIAALIELTDYFQADLVLTTGGTDLAIRDVTPEATRRVIEREVPGLSEAMRSTVMQKNRAVMLFRGICGIRGRTLIVNLPGTPKGVHENLAAIMDQLPEALLMVTGQYRQ from the coding sequence ATGGCGTGGAAAACAGCAATCCTAACGGCCAGCGATAAAGGGGCCAGGGGCGAACGGGAAGACACGAGCGCCCAGGTTATTCGGGAGCTGGTTGAAGAGGAACTTGGAGGCGAGATCGTTGAATATCGGATCGTGCCCGATGAACAAGATGAGATTATCGCAGCTTTGATAGAACTCACAGATTATTTTCAAGCAGATCTGGTATTGACTACCGGAGGTACGGATTTAGCGATACGTGATGTGACTCCAGAGGCAACCCGGCGTGTAATCGAACGGGAAGTGCCTGGACTTTCTGAGGCGATGCGAAGTACGGTGATGCAAAAAAACCGTGCGGTGATGCTGTTCCGCGGGATATGCGGCATTCGTGGACGCACGTTGATTGTCAACTTACCGGGCACACCGAAGGGTGTTCATGAGAATTTAGCAGCCATTATGGATCAACTACCTGAAGCGTTACTCATGGTAACTGGCCAATACCGCCAATAA
- a CDS encoding twin-arginine translocase TatA/TatE family subunit, with the protein MFSGIGTPGIILLVILALLLFGPNKLPELGRAVGRTFREFKEGAREIIGDGDPVKKSEAPVPTAPQTVAADIPQDKRLPE; encoded by the coding sequence ATGTTTAGTGGAATTGGTACTCCGGGTATTATCTTGTTGGTTATACTGGCACTGCTCCTCTTTGGACCGAATAAACTGCCAGAGTTAGGCCGCGCAGTTGGACGAACCTTCCGTGAATTTAAGGAAGGCGCACGTGAAATCATTGGTGATGGTGATCCGGTGAAGAAGAGCGAAGCTCCTGTGCCGACGGCCCCGCAGACGGTCGCTGCAGATATTCCTCAGGACAAACGCCTGCCGGAATAA